CAACCGCCAGCACCAGCACAGCGCGAACGATCAGCGCCACCACACCGGCCGCATCCGCCCGAACCGCGGCCGCCTCAGGTGCCGACTACACCGCGCGGGCGACGTTCGACGCCTGGGATCGCCTCTTCCAGCAAGGGGGCCCCGGGCAGCCGGATCAGCCGAACGACAACACCAACCGGGACGGCCGCTCCGGCATGCTCGCCTGGAGTCAGTCATACGTGCTGCTCGGCCTGGTCCGCATGTACGAGACCTACCGCGACACCCACTACCTGGACCGCCTGATCGACAACATCGACCAGGTCCTCTCCGTACGGGACAGCGAACGCGGCGTCACCGACTACCGCGGCCTCTCGCAACCGGCGTGGCGCGCCGACCACCCGTACACCACCGGCTACGCAACTCTTGCCGACAGCAACAATCAACCGCTCCTCGACCTCCGCGAAGCACTCACCTACGCGGAGGACACCACAGTCACCGTCTCGGCCGGTGCCCGCCCGGACACGTTCACGATCAACCTCGTCAACACCTTCGTGAACCGCACGGTCACGCTCACCGACCTCTCCCTGGACCCGGCAAGCCCCGACTACGCGGTCACCCGGATCTACGCCGCCGCCCCCGGCCCACTCCAACTCACCGCCGTCGACCGGCGACCCGCACCACATCCAACATCAGGCCCCAGCGACCTACCCCGCCTCGGCACGTACGAGATGCGCTGCCGCCCCGTCATCTTCGCCGTCCACACCGGCATGATCACGTACCCGATCGCGAGCTTCGTCCGCATCGTGCTCAGTTCACCCGTGCTGCGCCGCCGCTACCAGCGAAAGGCGGCCGAGTACCTGCAGGCGTGCCGTGAAGCGGTGGCAGTGCACGACTGGGAGTACCGCGACGCCGGTCACCTGATCTGGCCGAAAGGGCAGCCGCTCGCGTACGACGGATGTGAGCAGCCGATCAACCAGTCGGTCGGCCTCGGCCAGACCATGGTGGAGCTCGCGCTCATCACCGGTGACCGCGAGTACCGGCGGAAGGTCGCCGCGATGGGCCGGATGATGTCGGCGCAGCTCACGGCCGATGCCGGTGACGCCTACCTTTGGCACTACTGGCCGACCGGCGGACGCATCTATGACGGCTTCACCAAGACTGGTGATCCGGCGACCGATGTCTCGATCTTCACGCCGTCTGGTGGACCGGCGCGGCAGTTCGAGGACATCAGCCACGGCGC
The genomic region above belongs to Kribbella solani and contains:
- a CDS encoding twin-arginine translocation signal domain-containing protein, with the protein product MSEIRPSRRDVLRATGLAAAAVGGANLLPPTHANATPTASTSTARTISATTPAASARTAAASGADYTARATFDAWDRLFQQGGPGQPDQPNDNTNRDGRSGMLAWSQSYVLLGLVRMYETYRDTHYLDRLIDNIDQVLSVRDSERGVTDYRGLSQPAWRADHPYTTGYATLADSNNQPLLDLREALTYAEDTTVTVSAGARPDTFTINLVNTFVNRTVTLTDLSLDPASPDYAVTRIYAAAPGPLQLTAVDRRPAPHPTSGPSDLPRLGTYEMRCRPVIFAVHTGMITYPIASFVRIVLSSPVLRRRYQRKAAEYLQACREAVAVHDWEYRDAGHLIWPKGQPLAYDGCEQPINQSVGLGQTMVELALITGDREYRRKVAAMGRMMSAQLTADAGDAYLWHYWPTGGRIYDGFTKTGDPATDVSIFTPSGGPARQFEDISHGAIDVEFAVRAFRAKLAFTGRDLTRIARTFTQNVATTDAAGLPAVHTTVAGGTIGAASVAHQAPRWMQITPWDRNVHAHCLALYNRYQPAPERDGQQAIGFGWLLANVAYLNWGAK